The following are from one region of the Halolamina litorea genome:
- a CDS encoding ATP-binding protein, whose translation MDQSLPSHGELERRLRRQEVVADLAQQALVTDDVAALFETTAETVADCLDADACGLFERQHSGELVLRAGTGWPEDAVGAAAAPEGPDSTLGRALRSPDAVVVADTGEEGEPAVQPPLPGAEVRSTVGAPVAPDGERWGVLELRAAAPRAFDEADAAFVADVADVLASALAADRRQSQAEEVYGRISDAFFALDEEWRFTYLNDRAHELINPGDEDLVGENVWEQFPEAVTREFKSKYEHAVDEQESVTFEEYYPEPLDAWFEVSAYPSETGLSVYFQDVTERKRVEQELRQSEARFRMLAEELEEVVWMTTADPTEFVYVNPAFGEVWGMDHETLYDQPLAFIDAIHPDDREQVREAYLALPEEPYDEEYRVVRPDGDVRWVHARGTSAVAPDADGEMVRVIGIGEDVTEHKRREERLEELVAELESSNERLEQFAYAASHDLQEPLRMVSSYLQLIEDRYGEELDEEAREFFDFAVDGADRMREMIQGLLAYSRVETGGNPFEPVALDAVLDAVEDDLRIRIEDSDAEIDADPLPTVVGDEGQLRQVFQNLLDNAIEYSGDDDPRIRIAATATDDSRWEITIRDEGIGIDPENVDRVFEVFERLHAVGDHAGTGIGLALVERIVERHGGEIRVDSKPGEGTAFTFSLPAAEPAD comes from the coding sequence GTGGATCAGTCGCTCCCTTCCCACGGCGAACTCGAGCGGCGGCTTCGCCGACAGGAGGTCGTTGCCGACCTGGCCCAGCAGGCACTCGTGACCGACGACGTGGCGGCCCTCTTCGAAACCACCGCCGAGACGGTCGCCGACTGCCTCGACGCCGACGCTTGCGGGCTGTTCGAGCGCCAGCACAGCGGGGAACTGGTGCTCCGTGCGGGTACTGGATGGCCGGAGGACGCGGTCGGTGCGGCCGCCGCTCCCGAAGGCCCCGACTCGACGCTCGGACGTGCCCTCCGTTCGCCCGACGCGGTGGTCGTGGCCGATACGGGCGAAGAGGGCGAACCGGCCGTTCAGCCACCGCTTCCGGGCGCCGAGGTCAGGAGTACGGTCGGTGCTCCCGTCGCTCCCGACGGCGAGCGGTGGGGTGTGCTCGAACTCCGGGCGGCGGCACCGCGAGCGTTCGACGAAGCCGACGCCGCGTTCGTCGCGGACGTTGCCGACGTGCTCGCGTCGGCGCTCGCCGCGGACCGCAGACAGAGCCAGGCCGAGGAGGTGTACGGCCGCATCTCGGACGCGTTCTTCGCCCTCGACGAGGAGTGGCGCTTCACCTACCTGAACGACCGCGCTCACGAACTCATCAACCCCGGCGACGAGGACCTGGTCGGCGAGAACGTTTGGGAGCAGTTCCCGGAAGCGGTCACTCGGGAGTTCAAGTCGAAGTACGAACACGCGGTGGACGAACAGGAGAGCGTCACCTTCGAGGAGTACTACCCCGAGCCACTCGACGCGTGGTTCGAGGTGAGCGCGTACCCCTCGGAGACGGGGCTCTCGGTCTACTTCCAAGACGTCACCGAACGCAAGCGCGTCGAACAGGAACTCCGCCAGAGCGAGGCGCGGTTCCGGATGCTCGCCGAGGAACTCGAAGAGGTCGTCTGGATGACCACCGCCGATCCCACCGAGTTCGTCTACGTCAACCCCGCCTTCGGCGAGGTCTGGGGGATGGACCACGAGACGCTCTACGACCAGCCCCTCGCGTTCATCGACGCCATCCACCCCGACGACCGCGAGCAGGTCCGTGAGGCGTACCTCGCCCTCCCCGAGGAGCCCTACGACGAGGAGTACCGCGTCGTTCGCCCCGACGGGGACGTCAGGTGGGTCCACGCCCGTGGGACCTCGGCCGTCGCTCCCGACGCCGACGGGGAGATGGTCCGCGTCATCGGCATCGGCGAGGACGTGACCGAGCACAAGCGCCGCGAGGAACGCCTCGAGGAGTTGGTCGCGGAGCTCGAATCCTCGAACGAGCGCCTCGAACAGTTCGCCTACGCCGCCTCCCACGACCTCCAAGAGCCCCTGCGGATGGTCTCCTCGTACCTGCAGTTGATCGAGGACCGATACGGCGAGGAACTCGACGAGGAGGCCCGGGAGTTCTTCGACTTCGCCGTCGACGGCGCCGACCGAATGCGCGAGATGATCCAGGGGCTGCTCGCGTACTCCCGGGTCGAGACCGGCGGGAACCCGTTCGAGCCGGTGGCGTTGGACGCGGTGCTCGACGCGGTCGAAGACGACCTCCGGATACGCATCGAGGACAGCGACGCCGAGATCGACGCCGACCCGCTCCCGACCGTCGTCGGCGACGAGGGACAGCTTCGGCAGGTGTTCCAGAACCTCCTCGACAACGCCATCGAGTACAGCGGCGACGACGACCCGCGGATCCGGATCGCCGCGACGGCGACCGACGACAGCCGGTGGGAGATCACGATCCGAGACGAGGGGATCGGTATCGACCCGGAGAACGTCGACCGGGTGTTCGAGGTGTTCGAGCGGCTCCACGCCGTCGGCGACCACGCCGGCACCGGCATCGGCCTCGCGCTCGTCGAACGGATCGTCGAGCGCCACGGCGGCGAGATCCGGGTCGACTCCAAACCCGGCGAGGGAACCGCCTTCACCTTCTCGCTACCCGCCGCCGAACCGGCGGACTGA
- a CDS encoding AAA family ATPase — MLVLVCGLPGTGKSTVAERVAEVLPARRLRTDVIRKELFPEPTYAAEESAAVYDELLARAREGLDAGDHVVLDATFRRRELRQRAATVAEETGVEFRRVRVTCEESVVRDRIHERQTEEDDESDADFAIYTQLKDEFEPIEDEDHLVVDNSGPLSETLEAVDDAFGAVATA; from the coding sequence ATGCTCGTCCTCGTCTGCGGGCTCCCCGGCACCGGCAAGTCGACGGTCGCCGAACGGGTCGCCGAGGTGCTCCCGGCGCGCCGGCTGCGGACCGACGTGATCCGGAAGGAACTGTTCCCGGAGCCGACGTACGCGGCCGAGGAGTCCGCGGCGGTGTACGACGAACTGCTCGCCCGCGCCCGCGAGGGGCTCGATGCGGGCGACCACGTCGTCCTCGACGCCACGTTCCGCCGGCGCGAACTCCGCCAGCGGGCGGCGACCGTCGCCGAGGAGACCGGCGTCGAGTTCCGACGCGTCCGTGTCACCTGTGAGGAGTCGGTCGTCCGCGACCGCATCCACGAACGCCAGACCGAGGAGGACGACGAGAGCGACGCCGACTTCGCCATCTACACACAGCTCAAAGACGAGTTCGAACCCATCGAGGACGAGGACCACCTCGTGGTGGACAACTCCGGGCCCCTTTCTGAGACACTCGAAGCCGTCGACGACGCGTTCGGCGCCGTGGCGACCGCCTAA
- a CDS encoding DUF5802 family protein, producing MFEQFSSGYYLGVLYVEPGEERAALNVEDHEAVNRQLYGASEGIERLDSPLVMKLDGTHFPVRGAEDVPAGTLTVPEPLVDDGLPDRREVLLARPERAGQLLKYAGWRPADAA from the coding sequence ATGTTCGAGCAGTTCTCAAGCGGCTACTACCTGGGCGTGTTGTACGTCGAACCCGGCGAGGAGCGGGCCGCGCTCAACGTCGAGGACCACGAGGCGGTCAACCGACAGCTCTACGGCGCGAGCGAGGGCATCGAACGGCTCGACTCCCCGCTCGTGATGAAACTCGACGGAACACACTTCCCGGTCCGGGGCGCCGAGGACGTGCCGGCCGGTACGCTCACCGTACCGGAGCCGCTGGTCGACGACGGACTGCCCGACAGACGGGAGGTGCTGCTGGCGCGACCCGAGCGCGCCGGCCAACTGCTCAAGTACGCGGGGTGGCGGCCGGCTGACGCCGCCTGA
- a CDS encoding CopG family transcriptional regulator encodes MAEEQSPSLPPELEEWLDDRAADTGRDRRDVLARAVATYRLVSAAENATDAAPIDTRIADLERRLDELAGDTEDRIEDVRDRVVQVARSAADADHDHPELAALIEEAGTDWADDAAAIRRALAELDRQVEGGFENYEAVLSSLADRADEVDAKLDTLAGAVVDLRERVAALEAADARRKAVEDLQRDANSRNVAAGDCENCGKRVHIGLLSAPRCPHCEEPFEEVQPGGRFIGSATLITGERPALTGDAYEPEAPEEVFADDE; translated from the coding sequence ATGGCTGAGGAGCAGTCCCCGTCGTTGCCGCCCGAACTCGAGGAGTGGCTCGACGACCGGGCCGCCGACACCGGTCGGGACCGGCGGGACGTGCTCGCCCGAGCGGTTGCGACCTACCGACTCGTCTCGGCGGCCGAGAACGCGACCGACGCCGCCCCCATCGACACACGGATCGCCGACCTCGAGCGGCGCCTCGACGAACTCGCCGGCGACACCGAGGACAGGATCGAGGACGTGCGTGACCGGGTCGTGCAGGTCGCCCGATCCGCGGCCGACGCGGACCACGACCACCCCGAACTGGCCGCCCTGATCGAGGAAGCCGGGACCGACTGGGCCGACGACGCCGCGGCGATCCGTCGGGCGCTCGCGGAACTCGACCGGCAGGTCGAGGGCGGGTTCGAGAACTACGAGGCGGTGCTGTCCTCGCTCGCGGACCGTGCCGACGAGGTCGACGCCAAACTCGACACGCTCGCCGGGGCAGTCGTGGACCTTCGGGAGCGCGTCGCCGCGCTGGAAGCCGCCGACGCCCGCCGGAAGGCGGTCGAGGACCTCCAGCGCGACGCCAACAGCCGGAACGTCGCCGCCGGGGACTGCGAGAACTGCGGGAAGCGCGTCCACATCGGCCTGCTGTCTGCCCCGCGCTGTCCACACTGTGAGGAGCCCTTCGAGGAGGTCCAACCCGGCGGGCGGTTCATCGGCTCGGCGACGCTGATCACCGGTGAGCGCCCGGCGCTCACCGGCGACGCGTACGAACCGGAAGCGCCCGAGGAGGTGTTCGCCGACGATGAGTGA
- a CDS encoding dienelactone hydrolase family protein, whose amino-acid sequence MSDPIRLPSARDVRATLDTASTAEDGASACVVACPPHPQQRGHRGDERLVAISDRLTSAGVDCLRFDYGDWDEGYGELGDTYTAVEWVSERYERVGLTGFSFGGCLTLLAAGGTAVDGSAAATPDLDAVAALAPPSRLNDDLLAVPAMERIDAPATVVYGERDDIADWEPVVQEAERLGWETTALSADHFFVGRAGEVGDAVGGFLLGSL is encoded by the coding sequence GTGAGCGATCCGATCCGGCTCCCGAGCGCCCGGGACGTGCGCGCGACTCTCGATACGGCGTCGACGGCTGAGGATGGAGCTTCGGCCTGCGTCGTCGCCTGCCCGCCACACCCCCAGCAGCGCGGTCACCGCGGCGACGAACGGCTCGTGGCGATCAGCGACCGCCTCACTAGCGCCGGCGTCGACTGCCTGCGCTTCGACTACGGCGATTGGGACGAGGGGTACGGCGAACTCGGCGACACCTACACCGCAGTCGAGTGGGTTAGCGAGCGCTACGAACGGGTGGGCCTGACGGGGTTCAGCTTCGGGGGCTGTCTGACGCTGCTCGCGGCGGGCGGGACCGCCGTCGACGGCTCGGCGGCAGCGACTCCCGACCTCGACGCCGTCGCCGCGCTCGCGCCACCGTCGCGGCTGAACGACGACCTGCTCGCCGTGCCGGCGATGGAGCGCATCGACGCCCCCGCGACCGTAGTGTACGGCGAGCGTGACGACATCGCTGACTGGGAGCCGGTAGTGCAAGAGGCGGAACGCCTCGGCTGGGAAACGACGGCGCTATCGGCGGATCACTTCTTCGTCGGCCGGGCCGGGGAGGTCGGCGACGCCGTCGGCGGGTTCCTGCTCGGTTCGCTCTGA
- a CDS encoding transcription factor S has protein sequence MQFCDDCGSMMVAEGDRMVCTECDASQARDAEAEAAFVSTEEQTDGDLIEADEDAEYEGKPTASDVTCEACGHGEAWYDIKQTASADEPPTRFLRCKECGHTWREYN, from the coding sequence ATGCAGTTCTGTGACGACTGTGGCTCGATGATGGTCGCAGAGGGTGACCGAATGGTCTGTACCGAGTGCGACGCGAGCCAGGCCCGCGACGCCGAGGCGGAAGCGGCGTTCGTCTCCACCGAGGAACAGACCGACGGCGACCTCATCGAGGCCGACGAGGACGCCGAGTACGAGGGGAAGCCGACCGCCTCCGACGTGACCTGTGAGGCCTGTGGCCACGGCGAGGCGTGGTACGACATCAAGCAGACCGCCTCCGCCGACGAGCCGCCGACGCGGTTCCTGCGTTGTAAGGAGTGCGGGCACACCTGGCGCGAGTACAACTGA
- a CDS encoding PspA/IM30 family protein: MGILSRASYIVRSKVNAILNRAEDPNETLDYSYEQMRDRLQEVKQGIADLTTQKKRLEIQKRRLEENVEKHNEQAREAVRQDRDDLARQALEKKKSKMNEIEDLEAQIADLQQSQDRLVEKKDELQNQIEQFRTRKETLKARHDAAEAETRVSEAMTGAGDEMADVSRAIERSEERTEEMEARAEAMDELQDTGAFENALSDEDSIDRELEQGRTDSEVESELATLKGELGKNGGESAEAESAAGSESESEAGNEPADPEIESELEELRDEE; the protein is encoded by the coding sequence ATGGGAATCCTCTCGCGCGCCTCCTACATCGTCCGGTCGAAAGTCAACGCCATACTCAACCGGGCCGAGGACCCGAACGAGACGCTCGACTACTCCTACGAGCAGATGCGTGACCGCCTCCAGGAGGTCAAACAGGGGATCGCCGACCTCACCACACAGAAGAAGCGACTGGAGATCCAGAAGCGCCGGCTCGAGGAGAACGTCGAGAAGCACAACGAACAGGCACGCGAGGCGGTCCGGCAGGACCGCGACGACCTCGCCCGGCAGGCCCTGGAGAAGAAGAAGTCCAAGATGAACGAGATCGAGGACTTGGAAGCCCAGATCGCCGACCTCCAGCAGTCCCAGGACCGGCTGGTCGAGAAGAAGGACGAACTTCAGAACCAGATCGAACAGTTCCGCACCCGCAAGGAGACGCTCAAGGCCCGCCACGACGCCGCCGAGGCCGAGACCCGCGTCTCCGAGGCGATGACCGGCGCCGGCGACGAGATGGCCGACGTGAGCCGGGCCATCGAGCGCTCCGAGGAACGCACCGAAGAGATGGAGGCCCGTGCGGAGGCGATGGACGAACTGCAGGACACCGGCGCCTTCGAGAACGCCCTCTCCGACGAGGACAGCATCGACCGCGAACTCGAACAGGGGCGAACCGACAGCGAAGTCGAGTCCGAACTGGCGACGCTGAAGGGCGAACTCGGCAAGAACGGCGGCGAGAGCGCCGAGGCCGAGTCGGCCGCGGGGAGCGAGAGCGAGAGCGAAGCCGGGAACGAGCCTGCAGACCCCGAAATCGAGAGCGAACTCGAAGAGCTCCGCGACGAGGAGTGA
- a CDS encoding peptidylprolyl isomerase, which produces MSYEDDMENPENPVATIHTTHGDIVVELFEDRVPTTVRNFITLSTHAEDYEDAEVGPEGEAWEDDGEKRVDPLYDDVAFHRIITGFMIQGGDPSETGRGGPGYQFEDEFHDELTHDGPGVLSMANSGPNTNGSQFFITLDAQPHLDGRHAVFGRVIDGMDVVEELGSVPTDRNDQPQVEAVLESVDIEESD; this is translated from the coding sequence ATGAGCTACGAGGACGACATGGAGAACCCCGAGAACCCTGTCGCAACGATTCACACGACCCACGGCGACATCGTCGTCGAGCTGTTCGAGGACCGCGTGCCGACGACGGTGCGGAACTTCATCACCCTCTCGACGCACGCAGAGGACTACGAGGACGCCGAGGTCGGCCCCGAGGGCGAGGCCTGGGAGGACGACGGCGAGAAGCGCGTCGACCCCCTCTACGACGACGTTGCCTTCCACCGGATCATCACCGGGTTCATGATCCAGGGCGGCGACCCCTCGGAGACCGGTCGCGGCGGCCCCGGCTACCAGTTCGAGGACGAGTTCCACGACGAGCTCACTCACGACGGCCCCGGCGTGCTCTCGATGGCGAACTCCGGCCCGAACACGAACGGCTCGCAGTTCTTCATCACGCTGGACGCCCAGCCCCACCTCGACGGCCGCCACGCCGTCTTCGGCCGCGTCATCGACGGCATGGACGTCGTCGAGGAACTCGGGAGCGTCCCGACCGACCGCAACGACCAGCCCCAGGTCGAGGCGGTGCTGGAGTCCGTCGACATCGAAGAGAGCGACTAG
- a CDS encoding XapX domain-containing protein: MNVAAVVAALAVGLFTGALFTFLRLPLPAPPALPGVVAILGIYVGYVGMERLGWGFDLLDALGF, translated from the coding sequence ATGAACGTCGCCGCCGTCGTCGCCGCGCTCGCAGTCGGGCTGTTCACGGGCGCGTTGTTCACGTTCCTCCGACTCCCCCTCCCCGCGCCGCCGGCGCTGCCGGGCGTCGTCGCCATCCTCGGCATCTACGTCGGCTACGTCGGGATGGAGCGCCTCGGCTGGGGGTTCGACCTCCTCGATGCCCTGGGGTTCTGA
- a CDS encoding 5'-deoxyadenosine deaminase produces the protein MLLTGTVVVDAETVIEDGAVVTAGDRIEAVGPAAALRDRYPDHERRAFDIVAPGLVGAHVHSVQSLGRGVADDTELLDWLFDHVLPMEAGLDAEGMRLAAELGYLECLASGTTTVIDHLSVHHADAAFEAARERGIRARMGKVLMDKESPDGLEEATERALRDSEALIRRHHGAENGRIQYAVTPRFAVSCTEECLRGARDLADAYDGVAIHTHASENEDEIAAVEAETGMRNVHWLHEVGLTGDDVVLAHCVHTDEAEREVLADTNTNVTHCPSSNMKLASGIAPVEDYQRRGINVALGNDGPPCNNTLDAFTEMRQASLLAKVDDRDPTAIAAETAFEMATVNGARAANVERVGTLREGWKADLVGLTTDNERSTPIHDPISHLVFAAHGDDVRFTMVDGQVRYENGEHVGVDAAAVRERAQTYAEELFAGIDAAAATSGNTAERE, from the coding sequence ATGCTACTCACCGGAACCGTCGTCGTCGACGCCGAGACGGTCATCGAGGACGGCGCCGTCGTCACGGCGGGCGACCGCATCGAAGCCGTCGGCCCGGCGGCGGCCCTCCGCGACCGCTACCCGGACCACGAGCGCCGCGCGTTCGACATCGTCGCCCCCGGCCTCGTCGGCGCGCACGTCCACTCGGTCCAGTCGCTGGGCCGCGGCGTCGCCGACGACACGGAACTGCTCGACTGGCTGTTCGACCACGTACTCCCGATGGAGGCCGGCCTCGACGCCGAAGGCATGCGCCTCGCGGCCGAACTCGGCTATCTGGAGTGTCTGGCCTCGGGCACGACGACCGTCATCGACCACCTCTCGGTCCACCACGCCGACGCCGCCTTCGAGGCTGCCCGCGAGCGCGGGATCCGTGCCCGGATGGGGAAGGTGTTGATGGACAAGGAGTCGCCGGACGGCTTGGAGGAGGCCACTGAGCGGGCGCTGCGGGACAGCGAGGCGCTGATCCGCCGCCACCACGGCGCCGAGAACGGCCGGATCCAGTACGCCGTCACGCCCCGCTTCGCCGTCTCCTGTACGGAGGAATGCCTGCGCGGCGCTCGCGACCTCGCCGACGCCTACGACGGCGTGGCGATCCACACCCACGCCAGCGAGAACGAGGACGAGATCGCCGCCGTCGAGGCCGAGACGGGGATGCGCAACGTCCACTGGCTCCACGAGGTCGGGCTCACCGGCGACGACGTGGTGTTGGCCCACTGCGTCCACACCGACGAGGCCGAGCGCGAGGTGCTCGCGGACACGAACACCAACGTCACCCACTGCCCGTCCTCGAACATGAAACTCGCCTCGGGGATCGCGCCGGTCGAGGACTACCAGCGCCGCGGGATCAACGTCGCGCTGGGCAACGACGGCCCGCCCTGCAACAACACCCTCGACGCATTCACCGAGATGCGGCAGGCGAGCCTGCTCGCCAAGGTCGACGACCGCGATCCCACCGCGATCGCTGCCGAGACGGCCTTCGAGATGGCGACGGTCAACGGCGCCCGCGCCGCGAACGTCGAACGAGTCGGCACGCTCCGTGAGGGTTGGAAGGCTGACCTCGTCGGGCTGACCACCGACAACGAGCGGTCGACACCGATCCACGACCCGATCTCGCACCTCGTGTTCGCCGCCCACGGCGACGACGTGCGCTTCACCATGGTCGACGGGCAGGTCCGCTACGAGAACGGCGAACACGTCGGCGTCGACGCTGCCGCGGTCCGCGAGCGCGCCCAGACCTACGCGGAGGAGCTGTTCGCCGGGATCGACGCGGCCGCTGCCACAAGCGGTAACACGGCCGAGCGAGAGTAG
- a CDS encoding DUF1611 domain-containing protein: MQQRRLAILAHEKFPDRAKTALGVMRYSDDETVAVIDRDTAGDRVADHTDVVADAPIVDAFSDIDGEVDALLIGIAPIGGGFDESWRSDVVAALEAGVDVVAGLHYFLNDDEEFATLAAEHGAEIHDVRKPHEGIGVAEGRSDEIDAEVVLTVGTDCSVGKMTATCELVDAAREAGIDAGFIPTGQTGIMIAGWGNPVDRVVSDFTAGAVEEMLLEKGDEHDVLFVEGQGSIVHPAYSAVTCGILHGSMADKLVLCHEAGREVVHGYEDTELPPVEEYVDLYESLAAPVHETEVVAGALNTRSIDDDEAAREAVEAFGDAIGGDATDPVRFGADEIVEALR; encoded by the coding sequence ATGCAACAGAGGCGCCTCGCGATCCTCGCCCACGAGAAGTTCCCGGACCGTGCAAAGACCGCGCTGGGCGTGATGCGCTACAGCGACGACGAGACCGTCGCCGTGATCGACCGTGACACCGCCGGCGACCGGGTCGCTGACCACACCGACGTGGTCGCCGACGCCCCCATCGTCGACGCCTTCTCCGATATCGACGGCGAGGTCGACGCCCTGCTCATCGGCATCGCGCCGATCGGCGGTGGCTTCGACGAGTCCTGGCGCTCGGACGTGGTCGCCGCGCTCGAAGCCGGTGTCGACGTGGTCGCCGGCCTCCACTACTTCCTCAACGACGACGAGGAGTTCGCCACGCTCGCGGCCGAACACGGCGCGGAGATCCACGACGTGCGGAAACCCCACGAGGGGATCGGCGTCGCCGAAGGCCGGTCCGACGAAATCGACGCCGAAGTCGTCCTCACCGTCGGCACCGACTGCTCGGTCGGGAAGATGACTGCGACCTGCGAACTGGTCGACGCCGCACGGGAGGCCGGCATCGACGCCGGGTTCATCCCGACGGGACAGACCGGCATCATGATCGCCGGCTGGGGCAACCCCGTCGACCGCGTGGTCTCGGACTTCACCGCCGGCGCCGTCGAGGAGATGCTGCTGGAGAAGGGCGACGAACACGACGTGCTGTTCGTCGAGGGGCAGGGGAGCATCGTCCACCCCGCCTACTCCGCGGTCACCTGCGGCATCCTGCACGGTTCGATGGCGGACAAACTGGTGCTCTGTCACGAGGCCGGCCGCGAGGTCGTCCACGGCTACGAGGACACCGAACTCCCGCCGGTCGAGGAGTACGTCGACCTCTACGAGTCGCTCGCGGCGCCGGTCCACGAGACCGAGGTCGTCGCCGGCGCGCTCAACACACGGAGCATCGACGACGACGAGGCCGCCCGCGAGGCCGTCGAGGCGTTCGGCGACGCGATCGGAGGGGACGCGACCGACCCCGTACGCTTCGGTGCCGACGAGATCGTGGAGGCGCTGCGATGA
- a CDS encoding Vms1/Ankzf1 family peptidyl-tRNA hydrolase gives MLDRLLGRARLKERIEELEEECESLQAQAESAKESRAEAVSARQDAEREVNKLEDRITELEDRLSRAEGDGDADLTYRHEETASGGRVGAVADRLRSVDAGREGALTAFVDDGDLPDPVRETLGDRAPLVSRAAPCLVCADDAGLVATALSLPVEPEPFVEWDDGFRVDPEWVGPTGRLCFALVRSDRFALGVYEDGERVEFAGFESDVMNEHSKGGFSQDRFERRRDAQIEEHLEEAAATVEAHAGDADRVVIVGERSVLGELRDLADTTARVDATGEPEEALETAFRDFWSVRVRGL, from the coding sequence ATGCTCGACCGCCTGCTGGGCCGCGCCCGCCTGAAGGAGCGAATCGAGGAACTCGAGGAGGAGTGTGAGAGCCTGCAGGCACAGGCCGAATCAGCCAAGGAGAGCCGTGCGGAGGCCGTCAGCGCCCGGCAGGACGCCGAACGCGAGGTCAACAAGCTGGAAGACCGGATCACCGAACTCGAAGACCGGCTCTCGCGGGCCGAGGGCGACGGCGACGCCGACCTGACCTACCGGCACGAGGAGACCGCCAGCGGCGGCCGCGTCGGCGCCGTGGCCGACCGGCTCCGGAGCGTCGACGCCGGCCGGGAGGGCGCGCTGACGGCGTTCGTCGACGACGGCGACCTGCCCGACCCGGTCCGGGAGACGCTGGGCGACCGTGCGCCGCTCGTCTCGCGGGCGGCGCCGTGTCTGGTCTGTGCAGACGACGCCGGCCTCGTCGCCACCGCGCTCTCGCTCCCGGTGGAGCCCGAGCCCTTCGTCGAGTGGGACGACGGGTTCCGGGTTGACCCGGAGTGGGTCGGCCCGACGGGCCGGCTCTGTTTCGCGCTCGTCCGCTCGGACCGGTTCGCCCTCGGCGTCTACGAGGACGGCGAGCGCGTGGAGTTCGCGGGGTTCGAGAGCGACGTGATGAACGAACACTCGAAGGGCGGCTTCTCGCAGGACCGCTTCGAGCGCCGCCGGGACGCCCAGATCGAGGAGCACTTGGAGGAAGCCGCGGCGACCGTCGAGGCACACGCCGGCGACGCCGACCGGGTCGTGATCGTCGGCGAGCGCAGCGTGCTCGGCGAACTCCGTGACCTTGCGGACACCACCGCGCGCGTCGACGCCACCGGCGAGCCCGAGGAAGCGCTGGAGACGGCGTTCCGGGACTTCTGGAGCGTCCGCGTCCGCGGGCTCTGA
- a CDS encoding dipeptide epimerase, whose amino-acid sequence MSLDTEFERVSLPLADAFTISRGTTETAENVIVKVTDEGGMTGVGGAAPSAHYGETADTVEAVMPALLDVVEDVGDPHALTEIEERMRHTVERNPAARCAVSIALHDLAAKRTGLPLYRLWGLDADTTPTSSFTIGLDTTERIREKTAEAVDAGYEVLKVKLGTDRDREIIEAIRSEAPDATLRVDANEAWTPRETVRNSRWLADHGVEFIEQPVPASNPDGLQFAYERSELPIAADESCVTLADIPDIADKCDIANLKLMKCGGLLEAKRMVHAARAEGLEVMLGCMIESNASIAAAAHLGPLLDYADLDGSLLLDSDPYDGVDLTRGEIRLAGLDRSGTGVRE is encoded by the coding sequence ATGAGCCTCGATACCGAGTTCGAGCGCGTCTCGCTCCCGCTCGCCGACGCCTTCACCATCTCGCGGGGGACCACCGAGACCGCCGAGAACGTGATCGTGAAGGTCACCGACGAGGGCGGCATGACCGGCGTGGGCGGCGCCGCCCCCTCCGCACACTACGGCGAGACCGCCGACACCGTCGAGGCGGTCATGCCGGCCCTGCTGGACGTGGTCGAGGACGTGGGCGACCCCCACGCGCTGACCGAGATCGAGGAACGCATGCGCCACACCGTCGAGCGCAACCCCGCGGCCCGCTGTGCGGTCTCGATCGCGCTCCACGACCTCGCGGCCAAGCGCACGGGCCTCCCGCTCTACCGGCTCTGGGGCCTCGACGCCGACACGACGCCGACGAGTTCGTTCACCATCGGTCTCGACACGACCGAGCGGATCCGCGAGAAGACCGCCGAGGCCGTCGACGCCGGCTACGAGGTGCTGAAGGTCAAACTCGGCACCGACCGCGACCGCGAGATCATCGAGGCGATCCGCTCGGAGGCGCCCGACGCCACCCTGCGCGTCGACGCCAACGAGGCGTGGACCCCCCGCGAGACGGTCCGGAACTCCCGCTGGCTCGCCGACCACGGCGTCGAGTTCATCGAACAGCCGGTGCCGGCGTCGAACCCCGACGGGCTACAGTTCGCCTACGAGCGCAGCGAACTCCCGATCGCCGCCGACGAGTCCTGTGTCACGCTCGCGGACATCCCCGATATCGCGGACAAGTGCGACATCGCGAACCTGAAGCTGATGAAGTGTGGCGGCCTGCTCGAAGCGAAACGGATGGTCCACGCCGCCCGTGCCGAGGGGCTGGAGGTCATGCTCGGCTGCATGATCGAGAGCAACGCGAGCATCGCCGCCGCCGCCCATCTCGGGCCGCTGCTCGACTACGCGGACCTCGACGGTTCGCTGTTGCTCGACTCGGACCCCTACGACGGCGTGGACCTGACCCGGGGCGAGATCCGACTGGCTGGACTGGACCGTTCGGGTACCGGCGTTCGGGAGTAG